The sequence below is a genomic window from Kitasatospora kifunensis.
TGGAGCCGGACATCTGCGACCATCTGACGGTTCGTCAGCAGGACGGTGCTGAGGCCGTGGTGATGATCCCGATCGGTTTCGTCTCGGACCACATGGAGGTCAAGTACGACCTCGACACCGAAGCCGTCGCCAAGGCCGCCGAACTGGGCCTGCCGGTGGCCCGAGCCGCCACCGTCGGCGCCGACCCGCGCTTCACGGCGGCCGTGCGCGAGTTGGTGCTGGAGCGGGCGGCCACCGAGCGTGGCCTCGCGCCCCGGCGCTGCGCCCTGGGCGCACTTGGCGCAAGTCACGATGTGTGCGCCGTGGACTGCTGCCCCAACCCCCGCGCGCCGCGACCCGCTGCCGCGCAAGCCTGAGCACCCCACCGAACCGAGGAGTACCGTGCCCGACCAGACGCCGCCAGTACCGAACCCGTCGGCCCAGGCCGCGCCCGACGCCGCCCTGCTCGACGAGCTGCTTGCCCTCGCGCTGGAGGCGGCCCGGCTGGCCGGCACGCTGCTGCGCGACGGCCGCCCGGCCGACCTGGGCGTGGCGGCCACCAAGAGCAGCCCGGTCGACGTGGTCACCGAGATGGACCTGGCCTCCGAGAAGCTGATCGTGGAGCTGATCACCGGGCGTCGCCCGCACGACGGCTACCTGGGGGAGGAGGGCACCGAGCGGCCGAGCGGCAGCGGCGTGCGCTGGGTGGTCGACCCGCTCGACGGAACGGTCAACTACCTCTACGGGCTGCCGAACTGGGGCGTCAGCGTGGCCGCCGAGTACCACGGGCAGGTGGTGGTCGCCGTGGTCGACGCCCCGGCCAGGGGCGAGCTGTTCCAGGCCGTGCTGGGCCGCGGCGCGCTGCTGGACGGCCGTCCGCTGAGTGGGCGCCCCACCCCGCCCTGGGGGCAGGCGCTGGTCGCCACCGGCTTCAACTACGTGCTGCCGACCCGGGTGCACCAGGCCGAGGTGCTGCACGCCCTGATGCCCGAGGTGCGCGACATCAGGCGCGGTGGAGCGGCCGCGATCGACCTCTGCGACCTGGCGGCCGGCCGCCTCGACGGCTACTACGAGCGCGGCCTGGCCCCTTGGGACCTGGCGGCAGGCGGTCTGATCGCCCGCGAGGCCGGCCTGCTGACTGGAGGCCGACCCGGTGAGCCGGCCTCCGGCGAACTGGTGGTGGCGGCCGCACCCGGCGTCTTCGAGCCGCTGCAGGCCAGGCTGGAGGAGCTGGGGGCCTGGCACGACTGAGCCGCCGGCCAAGCCGAGAAGGGGGGCGGGCCGGTGGCTCGCCCCCCTTCTTCGTCGTGCTGAGCTGCTGGGACCGAACGTGGTGAGCCCCGGCACAAGGGCTGTGCCGGGGCTCACCACAGGTCGATGGGTCAGCGGTCGGGGGCCGGTTGGACGGCCGCGGAGGAATAGTCGGCGACGAGCGCCGGGTCAGGCACTGCGGGGCAGTGAGAGGACCGGATCGACTCCATGGTCGGCGGCGATCCGACGCAGGTCGTCCAGTTCGGACTGTTCGACCTCAGCCAGGAACTCGTCCCCGGACTCGAGTGCGCGGTGCAGATCCTGCTCGGTGTTCCTTATGCGCTGCAGGATTCCGGCGGTGAAGGCGTCCATGCGGCAGACCCCCTTACGGTGTCGGACGTGCGCGGTCGAGCGTTCTCCGGATGGGAGGTGCGGTGTTCCAGCGGCTGCGCCCCACCGGTCGGCTGGCACCGGTGCGGACGCTGGTACGGCCTCGGGGCCGCTCCGTGGGACCTGATCCCCCAACCGGTGCGGATGAACGCGCGGCGGGTGGGTGCGATCGCCTGACGGCGTGATCGCGGGTGTGCAGTCGTCCTCCCCAGCCACGGGGCGGGGAAACCTCGCAGGCGCGAGAAACCGGAGAAAGTTGCCGCCGTCACATTCGGACGTCGGCTCGGTGTTCGGGCCCAGGGGCGGGGTCGCACCGCCTTACTGCTGCTTTACGCGGCGAGGAGGCAGGATGGAGGGACCGTCGGAGTCGCAGGCCCGCGTACGGGACCTTTCCGATCCCGCCGCGCGCGCCCCAGAGAAGGGACAACCGCTGTGCGGGTTCTTGTCGTCGAGGACGAGCAGCTGCTCGCCGAAGCCGTGGCCACCGGCCTGCGCCGGGAGGCCATGGCCGTCGACGTGGTGTACGACGGCGAGGCCGCGCTGCAGCGGATCGCGGTCAACGACTACGACGTCGTGGTGCTCGACCGGGACCTGCCGCTGGTGCACGGCGACGACGTCTGCCGCAGCGTGGTCGAGCAGGGCCTGGCGACCCGGGTGATCATGCTGACCGCCTCCGGCGACATCAGCGACCGGGTCGAGGGCCTGGAGATCGGCGCCGACGACTACCTGCCCAAGCCGTTCGCCTTCAGCGAACTCGTCGCTCGGGTGCGCGCGCTGGGTCGGCGCGCCACCGTCCCGCTGCCGCCGGTCCTGGACCGGGCCGGGATCACCCTCGACCCGGGTCGCCGCGAGGTGCTGCGCGACGGCCGTTCGATCCAGCTGGCACCGAAGGAGTTCGCCGTCCTGGAGGTCCTGATGCGGGCCGGCGGGGCCGTGGTCTCCGCCGAGCAGCTGCTCGAGAAGGCCTGGGACGAGCACACCGACCCGTTCACCAACGTCGTGCGGGTGACCGTGATGACCCTGCGGCGAAAGCTCGGCGACCCGGCCGTGATCGTCACCGTGCCCGGTTCCGGCTACCGGATCTGACTCCCGTCCACTCCTCCACCCCCAAGGGGACGACACTCATGACCACCCCGCCCACCACCGGCGGGCCCTCCGGCAGTTCCCGCACGGTGCCGCCGCGTCCTGGCCACCCACCGCGCCCCGAGCAGCCGCCGCGCCCGGTCGCCGCGGAGTACCCCGGCCCCTACCAGCCCGGTGACGGGCTGAGCTGGCTGCCGTTCCGGCCGACCATCAGGATCCGACTCACCCTGCTCTACGGCGGGATGTTCCTGATGGCCGGCGTGGTGCTGCTGATGCTGATGTACTTCGTGGTGCGCAACGCCTTCCAGAACACCGCCCTGCCGCAGATCAGCATCGATTCGGGCATCACGGCCCGGATCAACGGGCAAGTGGTGAGCGGCGACCAGTTCAACCAGGCCCTGCAGATCACCCAGGCCAACCGGGCGCACAACGAGCTGGACACGCTGCTGCGCCAGGCACTCACGGTGCTCGTGATCCTGGCCGTGATCGCCTTCGCGGCCGGCTACGCGATGGCCGGACGGGTGCTGCGCCCGCTGGGCCGGATCACCCGCACCGCCCGCGAGGTGGCCGGTTCCGACATGCACCGCAGGATCGAGCTGGAGGGACCGGACGACGAGCTGAAGGAGCTCGCCGACACCTTCGACGACATGCTCGACCGGCTGGACCGCTCCTTCGACTCCCAGCGCAAGTTCGTCGCCAACGCCTCGCACGAGCTGCGAACACCGCTGGCGATCAACCGGACCCTGCTGGAGGTCCAGCTCTCCGACCCCAACGCCTCGCCCGACCTGCAGCAGCTCGGCAAGACCCTGCTGGCCACCAACGAGCGCAGCGAGCAGCTGGTGGAGGGCCTGCTGCTGCTGGCCCGCAGCGACAACGAGCTGGTCGACCGGCGGCCGGTCGAGCTGTCCGAGGTGGCGCTGCGCGCGGTCGAGCAGACCCGCACCGAGGCGGCCAACCGGGAGGTGGAGATCCGCTCCGAGCTGCACCAGGTCGCGGTTTCGGGCAACGGCGTGCTGCTGGAGCGGATCGCGCTCAACCTGCTGCAGAACGCGGTCCGCTACAACGTGGCCGGCGGCTGGGTGCAGATCACCACCGCACCCCGGCCCGGTGGGTTCGGCGAGCTGGTGGTCAGCAACACCGGGCCGGTGGTCCCCGGCTATGAGCTGGAGCACATCTTCGAGCCGTTCCGCCGGGTCAAGGGGGCCGACCGGACCCGCAGCGACAAGGGGGTGGGCCTGGGGCTGTCGATCGTCCGCTCGGTGGTCCGCGCCCACGGCGGCTCCATCGAGGCGGTGCCACGCCCCGGCGGCGGACTGACCATGCGGGTACGAATCCCCGGCAGCTGAGCTGGGCCGAGCCCGAGACCGCCCGGCCCTGAGGCCACCGCACTGCGCCCTGGTACGCCCGCCACCTGCACGAAGGCGGTGGACCAGGGCGCTTGTCATATCCGGCTCCGACAACTTACGGTGTCGTAACCTACGCTTGCGTAAGTGACGCGTCCGTAAGTCCCCTCCCTCAGGAGCCCCCGTCGTGACCATCGCCCCCGCCCAGCGCACCGGCTCGACCGCCTGGACCGATGCCCGGCTGATCCTCGCCCTGGAAGAGGTGGTCGAGACCGAGCTCAACCGCCACCTGAAGGTCGCCAAGGAGTGGATGCCGCACGAGTACATCCCGTGGAGCCAGGGGCGGGACTTCGACGGCGTGCTCGGCGGCGAGGCCTGGGAGGTCGGCCAGTCCAAGGTGACCCCGCTCGGCCGGGTCTCGCTGGTCGTCAACCTGCTGACCGAGGACAACCTCCCCAGCTACCACCACGAGATCGCCACCATGTTCGGGCGTGAGGGCGCCTGGGGGACCTGGGTGCACCGCTGGACGGCCGAGGAGGGCCGGCACGGAATAGCGCTTCGGGACTACCTGCTGGCCACCCGGGCAGTGGACCCGGTGGCCCTGGAGCGCTCCCGGATGGAGCACATGTCGGCCGGCTTCGAGTCCGACAACGCGCACAGCATGCTGCACTCGGTGGCCTACGTCGCCTTCCAGGAGCTCGCCACCCGGATCTCGCACCGCAACACCGGCCACTTCGCCGGCGACCCGCTCTGCGAGCAGTTGCTGGCGAAGATCGCCAATGACGAGAACCTGCACATGGTCTTCTACCGCAACCTGCTCAAGGCGGCGCTGGAGCTGGCCCCGGACCTGGCCATGCAGGCCATCCGCGACGTGGTGACCGACTTCCGGATGCCCGGCCACGGGATGGCCGGCTTCGAGCGGTCGGCCGCGCAGATCGCCATCGGCGGGATCTACAACCTGCGGATCCACCACGACGACGTGCTCCAGCCGGTGCTGCGCCACCTGAGGGTGATGGAGCTCGGCGGTCTCGGCCCGGCAGGCCTGCAGGCTCAGCAGGAGCTCGGCCTGTACCTCGACGGGCTGGACACCCAGGCCACCAAGTTCGACGAGCGCCAGGCCGCGCTGCTGGCCCGGCGGGCCGCCAACGCGGAGCGTAAGGCGGCCGGCTGAGGCGGGACCCGACGACGGCCGCGGCCCGAGTGCGAGCACGGCTCGCACTCGGGCCGCGGTCTCGGTCCGGGCACCGGCGCGGGAGGTCGGTCGTGGGCGGACGGAAAGACCCGCAGCCCGCGATTGGGTCGTACCGAGGCGCCTGAATGAGGGGCGATTCCGGTGGGTTCGTCCGAAAAATTCTGCTGCGTGACCAACGTCACATTGGCGGGTCGCACCCATTCGGATGATCTCTCTGAGTGATCAGCCGATCGAAGTCGATCATTGCGCACGGTAGCCGGAATCGGCGGATCGGCTTCCCGTACGGCAGGCCGGAACGGCCCGCCCCACCTGGACCAAGGTGCCCTGGCACAAGGGGCTGACGGGGCGTACCATCACCATCCGTATTCGGCGGCGAGCGTCCACCTGCCATCGGCGGCCACTGTCCGCAAGCCTTGCGCAGGCGGCTTCGATCGCCTGCTCGGGTCCGCTGCTGAGTGTCGATTGAGTAACAGGGCTTGAAGTAAGGCACAATCTCGGCCTCGGGTCGGGCACAAGACCGGCCCCTCATGCGTTACGTGCGCTGGAGATACCGCACACACCCAGAGGGGGAGAGCGAACATGGCAACGGACTACGACACCCCACGCAAGACCGACGACGACATCAACGAGGACAGCATCGAGGAGCTCAAGGCTCGTCGGAACGAGAAGTCGGCGCCTTCGGTCGACGTCGACTTCGACGACTCCGGCGAGAGCCTCGAGCTGCCCGGCGCGGACCTTTCCAACGAGGAGCTGTCCGTCCGGGTGCTGCCCCGGCAGGCCGATGAGTTCACCTGCATGAGCTGCTTCCTGGTGCACCACCGCAGCCAGCTGGCCGGCGAGAAGAACGGTCAGGCCTACTGCAGGGACTGCTCCTGAACATCGGGCGGTCCGGGCCCGAGCCCGGCGCCCGCGTCGCGGTACACCGGCCCCGGCTGGGCAGCACGCCCCGCCGGAGCGGGTCGCCGCCACGACGGATGGACGCGGGCCGTTTCGACGGCCGCACAAGAACGGCGAGGGGACAGTCCGTCACACGGACTGTCCCCTCGCCGTCTGTCTCTGTTCTCTCCCCCCCCCGCCCCACCGACCCGGCTCGACCCGGCCCGGGTGGCTGCCCGGGTTGACCGGGTCAGGAGCGGGCCGCGCCGATCGCGGCGGCCAGCGCCTCGGGGTCACGGGTGGAGAGGTAGAGGTAGGGGGTGGGGTCGGCCGGATCGGTGACCTCCACCCGTAGCGCGGTCGGCACGTAGCTGCGCAGCAGCATGAAGGCGCGCGGATCGGCCTTGGCCGAACGCCAGGCCACCGCCTCCTTGGGGTCCAGCGGACTGGCCTCGCCCAGTGCCCCGAGCGGGATCTTGGCCTTGCCGGCCACCAGCGACCCCTGGACCACCCGGATCCGTGCGGAACCGTACGAGCTGAGCCCGACCGCGGCGGCGACCAGCCCTGCCACCAGGCCGACCAGCCCGGGCATCGGGCCGTAGCGCAGCAGGATCAGGCCGATCGACAGGCCGGCCGCGACCGGCAGCAGCCACCAGGAGCGGGGCGCGGTGAGGCGTTCGTCGTACATGCCCCCCATTGTGAGTGCCGTTTCAACACGCCCGGCACGGCCCCCCGGTCCAACGGGTGGAATCGACTGGTGCCCCCCTTGCTACCGGCGGGTATGGTCTGGCGCTGTGACTGGACCCACTGCCCCCACACCGGCTCCGCAGGGCTCCGCCGACCCCGCCGAGCACTCCCACCGATCCTTCCCGCCGAGCCCGTCGACCACTCCGCCGGATGACGCCGTAGCAGCGGTCCGCCACTGCGAGGCCCCCGCTCCCGGCACCCCGCTCGGTTCGCACTACGTGCACTGCTTCGGGTGCGGACCGCAGCAGACCAGCGGCCTGCAGCTGGACGTGCGGGCCGGTCAAGGCGTCGATGTCACCGCGGAGTTCGTCGTCAAGCCGGTGCACCAGGGTGGTCCGGGCCTGGCCCACGGCGGCATCCTGACCACCGCGATGGACGAGACCCTCGGCTCGCTCAACTGGATCACGCACACCGCATCGGTCACCGGCCGACTGGAGACCGACTTCGTCCGCCCGGTGCCCGTCGACTCGCTGCTGCACATCCGGGCTTGGTCGACCGGAGTGCACGGTCGCAAGCTCTACTGCGCGGCCGAGGGGCGAATAGGGGGACCCGAGGGGCCGATCGCGATCCGGGCCGCCGCTCTCTTCATCCAGGTGAAACTGGAACACTTCACCACGCACGGTCGTCCCCAGGACATCAAGGCTGCCCTGGACGACCCTGACGTGTTCAAGCGAGCCAGAGCTTTTGAGGTGAATCCGTGAGTTCCACCGCCCGTCCGCCGGTCGAGGTCCTGATCCGGCGACTGGACCCCGATCTTCCGCTGCCCAGCTACGCCCAGCCCGGCGACGCCGGCGCGGACCTGTGCGCTGCCGTCGACGCCGAACTCGAACCGGGCGAGCGCACGGTCATTCCGACCGGCCTCGCCATCGCGTTGCCCGACGGCTACGCCGCGTTCGTCCACCCCCGCTCCG
It includes:
- a CDS encoding inositol monophosphatase family protein — its product is MPDQTPPVPNPSAQAAPDAALLDELLALALEAARLAGTLLRDGRPADLGVAATKSSPVDVVTEMDLASEKLIVELITGRRPHDGYLGEEGTERPSGSGVRWVVDPLDGTVNYLYGLPNWGVSVAAEYHGQVVVAVVDAPARGELFQAVLGRGALLDGRPLSGRPTPPWGQALVATGFNYVLPTRVHQAEVLHALMPEVRDIRRGGAAAIDLCDLAAGRLDGYYERGLAPWDLAAGGLIAREAGLLTGGRPGEPASGELVVAAAPGVFEPLQARLEELGAWHD
- a CDS encoding response regulator transcription factor, with the protein product MRVLVVEDEQLLAEAVATGLRREAMAVDVVYDGEAALQRIAVNDYDVVVLDRDLPLVHGDDVCRSVVEQGLATRVIMLTASGDISDRVEGLEIGADDYLPKPFAFSELVARVRALGRRATVPLPPVLDRAGITLDPGRREVLRDGRSIQLAPKEFAVLEVLMRAGGAVVSAEQLLEKAWDEHTDPFTNVVRVTVMTLRRKLGDPAVIVTVPGSGYRI
- a CDS encoding sensor histidine kinase, giving the protein MTTPPTTGGPSGSSRTVPPRPGHPPRPEQPPRPVAAEYPGPYQPGDGLSWLPFRPTIRIRLTLLYGGMFLMAGVVLLMLMYFVVRNAFQNTALPQISIDSGITARINGQVVSGDQFNQALQITQANRAHNELDTLLRQALTVLVILAVIAFAAGYAMAGRVLRPLGRITRTAREVAGSDMHRRIELEGPDDELKELADTFDDMLDRLDRSFDSQRKFVANASHELRTPLAINRTLLEVQLSDPNASPDLQQLGKTLLATNERSEQLVEGLLLLARSDNELVDRRPVELSEVALRAVEQTRTEAANREVEIRSELHQVAVSGNGVLLERIALNLLQNAVRYNVAGGWVQITTAPRPGGFGELVVSNTGPVVPGYELEHIFEPFRRVKGADRTRSDKGVGLGLSIVRSVVRAHGGSIEAVPRPGGGLTMRVRIPGS
- a CDS encoding acyl-ACP desaturase codes for the protein MTIAPAQRTGSTAWTDARLILALEEVVETELNRHLKVAKEWMPHEYIPWSQGRDFDGVLGGEAWEVGQSKVTPLGRVSLVVNLLTEDNLPSYHHEIATMFGREGAWGTWVHRWTAEEGRHGIALRDYLLATRAVDPVALERSRMEHMSAGFESDNAHSMLHSVAYVAFQELATRISHRNTGHFAGDPLCEQLLAKIANDENLHMVFYRNLLKAALELAPDLAMQAIRDVVTDFRMPGHGMAGFERSAAQIAIGGIYNLRIHHDDVLQPVLRHLRVMELGGLGPAGLQAQQELGLYLDGLDTQATKFDERQAALLARRAANAERKAAG
- a CDS encoding DUF4193 domain-containing protein; this translates as MATDYDTPRKTDDDINEDSIEELKARRNEKSAPSVDVDFDDSGESLELPGADLSNEELSVRVLPRQADEFTCMSCFLVHHRSQLAGEKNGQAYCRDCS
- a CDS encoding DUF3093 domain-containing protein, translated to MYDERLTAPRSWWLLPVAAGLSIGLILLRYGPMPGLVGLVAGLVAAAVGLSSYGSARIRVVQGSLVAGKAKIPLGALGEASPLDPKEAVAWRSAKADPRAFMLLRSYVPTALRVEVTDPADPTPYLYLSTRDPEALAAAIGAARS
- a CDS encoding PaaI family thioesterase, which gives rise to MTGPTAPTPAPQGSADPAEHSHRSFPPSPSTTPPDDAVAAVRHCEAPAPGTPLGSHYVHCFGCGPQQTSGLQLDVRAGQGVDVTAEFVVKPVHQGGPGLAHGGILTTAMDETLGSLNWITHTASVTGRLETDFVRPVPVDSLLHIRAWSTGVHGRKLYCAAEGRIGGPEGPIAIRAAALFIQVKLEHFTTHGRPQDIKAALDDPDVFKRARAFEVNP